The following DNA comes from Tunturibacter psychrotolerans.
ATCATCGCCAATATAGTCACCAGCCCGCATCATCTGTCTGCCACCATGGTGACGGGGCGCGAGCATCGCATGACGGAAGTCTTCGGGCGTCTAGCTCCCGGCGCGACTGTCGACAGTGCGCGAGCGGAGCTGCGCAGCATACACGGCGCCATGGTGGCCGCACACCCGGAAGTGTACAAACCTGGAGACCATTTCAAGATCGACGTAACGCGCATACACGCGCAGATCAACTCGCGCGCGAACACAATCTTGTGGATACTGTTCGCGGCTTCGGCTCTGCTATTCGTAATTGCGAGTTCGAACGTCGCCAACCTGGTACTGGCGCGAACGGTGCGCCGCGAACCCGAGCTGGCAATACGTTCAGCGCTCGGCGCAAGCGCTTCGGTGCTGCGTCGTTCGCTGCTGGCTGAGAGCCTGATCCTATGTGGGAGCGGGGCGGTCGCGGCAGTGGCGCTCGCGATCCCGATGGTGGCCGTGCTGGGCCGTTATGCATCGCGGTTCTCGGTGCGCGCAGAGGAGCTCACGCTCGACTTCAGTTTGGTGTGGTTTGGGATTGGACTGGCGTTGATCGCGGCCGTCTTCCTCGCATTCATTCCAAGGCTTCCCTCGGCAGACTCGCCGCAAGGCGGCCTTACCGGCCGGGGAGCACGCGTGGCTGGAGGGAGCAGCCGGCGTCTCCGCATCTTTGCCGTTACGCAGATCGCAGCCTCATTCCTGCTGCTTGCCGGAGCGTGTGTGCTGATGAAGACTCTGTTTGTGCTGGAGCAGATGCGGCCGCCGTTTGATTCGGCTAACGTTCTGGCAGTGAATCTTCCGAGGATGTCGTATGGGCGGACGCCCCAGCAGGTAGATGAGTTCTATCGCGAGGTGCAACGCCGCGTTAGCGCGCTGCCGGGAGTGGAGCACGTATCCTCGGGTTTCGCCGCTCCCTGGCGTGACGATCATTTGAACATCAGCTTTCAATTTGCCGCGCAGGGCGCGAAACGCGCGGACGGCCAGGACTTCCGCGGAAAGTTCCGGGTGGTATCGCCCGGATTCTTCGACACGTTTGGTGTGCCGATTCAGGAGGGCCGCGACTTCAAGGACAGCGACAAGGATGGTTCGGAACGCGTCGTCATCATTACGCAGAGCCTGGCAAAGATGCTCTATCCAGGGCAGGACGCGGTGAACCATACACTGCGGTGGACGGACGGGGTAATGAAGTTTGTTGGCATAAGCACTGAACCAAGGCGAATCATTGCCGTGGTACCCGACTTCGACGATGAAAATATCATCCCGTCACCCGCCATGACGATCTATGAGCCGAGCGAACAAGAGCAAGGATGGAACGGCCGCCTGTTCGTGCGCGCACATCAGGATGCTTACGCGCTGGTCCCGGCAATCACACAAACCATTCGCGGGATATCGGGTGACCAGCCGGTGGAAAAGGCCAGCACGCTCGGAGACGTTCGCGCAGAGGTGCTGTCGCCCGACCGACTCAACGCGATTGTGTTTGGCGGATTCGCCGCCGTGGCGCTCTTAATCTCCGTGGTGGGCGTAGCAGGCGTTCTTGCTTTCTCTGTGAGCGGGCGTACGCGTGAGTTTGGAATCCGCATGGCCCTGGGTGCCCTGCCCCGCAACATTCTTACCACTGTTCTGGTAGAGGGTGTGGTGATGGCCGGCATCGGAGTGGGCGCGGGTGTGCTGGTGGGCTTTGCTCTGGCACGCGCAATCGCCAAATACTTAACGGATATCCATCAGCCGGGACCACTTGCGTTTGTCGGTTCCGCTGTAGTCATTCTGGGTGCGGCCGTAATTGCTTCAGCTGTGCCGGCGGCGCGAGCCGCAAGAGTGAACGCAGTGGAAGCGCTACGTTCCGAGTAGCTCGCTCATTTCGATTGCTTGGTTAGGCGGAATCACTTCACTCATTTTCAGAATAGAGAGCGAATTCAGCGAAAATCTCACAGATTTTGTTGTTTGCAGCCAAGTGCCAGTCGGTCGTTTGGTCCGGGGTTGCATCGAAAGGCTGGTATCTCGGGGAGGAAGCTTGTTCTCAACCGTTGGGAACAAGCCAACCCGCTCATTGACCCAGAATATGGATCCTATTCAAGGATTAGTCCCAATAAACGCCCCGGTGTTCCCCACTTCCAGTGGAGGACTTTCGCTTTGCCGAATACCCCTCCACAGCGGATGTTCATGCCTTGATAAAGGCGAGGAGGTCGGTGTTGATTTGTTCCGCGTTCGCTGTCGGCATGCCATGCGGAAAGCCGGGATAGAATTTCGTCTCGGCGTTCTTGAGCAACTTGGCTGAACGCGGCCCCGCATCTGCAAATGGGACGATCTGATCATCTTCTCCGTGCATTACAAATGTGGGCACTTCAATCTTCTTGAGGTCTTCGGCGCATCGATGGATGAAGAAGGCCTTCACATCTCCGGAGTTCGACGCTGACCCAGATACCTTCCCCTACCGCCTGCGTTCACTCTCAAGCCAAATTCAGTGAGTTGGTCTGCCCTGGGGAAGCACACGAATGATTGCCATCATTCCGCTATCTTCATGTCCCAGGATGTGACAGTGGTACACGAAGTCTCCGATGTCGGGCCCACGGAAGTCCATCCTAAGTTTCACGCTGGGATAAGGTCCACTTCCATTCCAGTATGGAACGTTGATCATGTCGCGATACTCCCCTTCGACCGGCTTACCGTCACGCTCGAGAACAAGAAAATGAATCTGGTGAATATGAAACTCGTGGTTTTCAAGAGCGTGGTTTTCGATGGTCCAGTCTTCTACTGATCCCTGGGTCGTAGTGATCGCAGGTGGGTTGTCGGGATCGAAGAGCGTCGGTGTCGCTCCATCCACGGTAATGAAAAAATTAGTGGGGCTGTTAGGATCTGTCGGATCCGAGAGTACCTCAGAAAAGTAAAGTTTCCGCTGCTTCACGAGCTTCGCTTCCGACAACCCCTCAAAGCGCATATGCAGTGGTGGTGGTCCCGAGACGGCCCCAACTGCAAGCGAAGGGTTTTTCGCCGCGTCGCTAACCTTGATCGCCGCGAGCGGCCGTTGCGGGTCGTTATCTCCGTACGGCCCCGTATCGACATTCAACGTAAGCAGAGTCGCATTTTTCACACTCTTCGGTGGCGCTCTCAGAATGAACTCGACACGAGCGGCTGGTGCAAGAAGAAAATGCTTCCTGGATAGTGTTCTTACTCCAGACCTGCCATCCTGCGACCCGGTGGGGACGCCATCGATCCCGACGATCTCAAGGTCTTGCGCTACACCGTCGTACTGGACTTGTAGATCGAGGATCGTGTCTGCCGACGCGTTTACCACTCGCCAAAACTGCTTCTGCAATGGCTTGGCTGGTATCACGACCGGTTTGTACTCTGGGTAAGCCACCGGGATATAGTTGAGCGAAAGGTCCCAGGCCGGGACATCATCGGCATCAGGGGCACCAGGGACCAGGTTGTCCCGAACAATCAGAGTGCGTTCCGGCAGCCCTGCTACCTCCCGATTAATATTTTCAATGCCCTCTACGATGATGGCGCCCGACGCACCTCCCTGTACCGCCGCTTCGGAGATTCCGTGAACGTGCGGATGGTACCAGTAGAGTCCGGGAGGCTCATCAAGAGGAAAATGCACATCGTATTGAAATGTCTCCCCTGCATTGATAAGCGTTTTAATCACTTCATCCTGATGGCACGTCGGCGGAGTATTCGTCCCGTGATAATGAAGATTCGTGGAAGTGTCCGTCATGACCATTCCACCGCAGTTTGGAGAGGCCTCATGAGACTGCCCTGAGATGCTGAATTCAGGGAGGGTGCTCATGCCCGCCATTGCATGCTTTTGAAAAGAAGGCGTCGTCGATGGCGGCAGCGCGTTCCTCAGCTTCACCAATAATTCGTCACCCGGGCGGACGTGGAGAGTAGGTGACTGGGTTCCGTCTTCACTCATGAAACAGTACAAGACATTTCCGTACTCATCGACGCGGGTTTCATAGGTAAAGCTCACCTGCAAAATTCCATGACTGCTAAACAGATCTTTGGGCTCAACCAAACTGCTGCCTGCAGGATAACGAGGACAGGTTCCGCGATTTGAAGTCTCAGACACTGCAGCATAAGCCCCAGGCAATGAAACAAGGGACGCCAGACACAGTAACGCTACGCTAACGAATAGGCTCTTTCGCTTCATTATCGGTATCCTCAAAATGATTTGGCACAGCAAGAGCCCGACGTTCAGCGAACGTTGTTCTTACGACAAAAGAACATGCTCAGGAAGAAATTAACACCGGAAACTCGAGCGCCAGCAGGCCCAATCCAGATGAGAGCCTACTGGCGCACGAAGATACTGAAGCAAGTTGCTCTACAAAGCGAACCGGCGTCTAATCGCCCCGCAGACACCCACCAGCCCAGTTCCGAACAAAAGCAGCGTGCTCGGCTCAGGCACAGCCGAGGTAGGCGGCACCACCACTACTTGAGACGGCACAAGCGCTTCTTCGAGTGAGAAAAAGGTATTCCCTCCGCCGGCCGCAAGCGGCGTAACGAAATCCACCGTCCCAGCCGTATCGAAGACATTAATCCCCGAGTAGAAAGTGTCCGGACCACCATAGCCGCTTGTATCTTTCGAGTTGCCGGTAACACCAAAGGTGTCGATGCCATCGCCATCGAAACCGAAGATGTCAAGGGAGGAGCTGAGGTTGATCGAGCTTAGAGAACTGCTCGAGTTGTTGACGATTCCAATGAGCGTGTCATCAGCGCCATCGTAGGTCCCACCGGCAAGCGTAAAGCTCGGACCAGTCGTTACCGTGGTTCCGCTGTTCGTAACGGTGATGACGAGATCGCAACCGGCAGTTGCCAGACCGACTGCAGGGCAAAGGGATGCTGCGTGAAGCGCGCAAGGGACAAAAAGGCCCAGCGCAGTCGCAGCGGCGATGTGCAAAATCTTCATAGTTTGATTCTCCTAGGTTGCGATTTTTAGGGCGGGGCCTACGTGCAAGGAAAAACCGAAGGGGGGCCGAAAAGAATTCACGTAAGGGAAGTTAGGTCGTGCGCTAACCCTTGGAGCACCCCTACTTATGCACGTCATTTACCAAACCCGTTTGTTCAAAACAAAAGAGATAGCGCGCATGTACTCTCTGCGAAGTTGCAAGACCTTGCAGACAACTGAAGATATTGTCGTGAAAGAGCATGCTCCCTAAACCGGCCTGCACCGCAACTTAGAATCTCCTACCACCGATGCTCCCCCAGCGAATCCCCACCGAACCACGATCATGATCGAGCCAGATAAGGTATACCCTCGTTAAAATCATGCGCCATTCCCATTTGAATCTTTCAGCCCTCGTAATCCTGACTACCCTCGCCACCTCCCTCGCCGCACAGCAGCCAGCCGCACCAAAGCATCAGGACACTGAAGTCTACGAACCAGTGCCACCAATCGTCACACCCGGCGCCACCGACGCCGCTCCTCCCTCCGACGCAATCCTCCTATTCGACGGCAAAAACCTCGACCAGTGGGTCTCAACGAAAGACAAGTCCCCAGCCAAATGGACTGTAGCCGACGGCATACTCACTGTCAGCAAGACACCGGGCGTCGGAAACATCGAAACCAAGCAGGCTTTCAAGAACTACCAACTCCACATCGAGTGGAGAATCCCCGAGAACATCACCGGCACCGATCAAGCACGCGGCAACAGCGGCGTCTTCCTAGCCTCCACCGGCCCCGGCGACGACGGATACGAGCTCCAGGTACTCGACTCCTACAACAACAAGACCTACGTCAACGGTCAGGCCGGCAGCATCTACAAGCAAGGCATCCCCCTGGCGAACCCAAATCGCAAACCCGGCGAATGGCAGACCTACAACGTGATCTGGACCGCACCAACCTTCAACTCAGACGGCACCCTCAAGACTCCCGCCTATGCCACAGTCTTCTTCAACGGAGTCCTGGTCCAAAATCACTTCGAGCTAAAAGGACAGACACTCTACGTCGGCCAGCCATTCTACAAACCGTACGACACGGCCCCAATCAAGCTCCAGGCCCACGGAGACAAGAGCGAACCAATCAGCTTCCGCAACATCTGGGTCCGCGAACTCAAATAGAAATCATTACTAGCAAGCGTCTCCGCACGTTGCATTCGCAAGCATCGATAGTATGGCCATGTAGCTCGTAGGTGATACATAGGCGCTCGAATTCTTGTCTATATCCACCTGATGCACAATCACCATACCAATCGCCGGTAGCACTGTGATGTACGTTCCCCCGGTTCCATCCGCCGTGTATCCACCTTGAAGGAAACCGATGTATGTGTCCCCTGGAAACATCTGCTCATCCCAAACCCACCACAGCAGTCCATATCCCCAGCGACCCGGCTCCCCATAGTTACGAAATCCCGTCGGGTTGATGTCGCGGAAAGGCGTATGAAGGTAGGTGCTGTAACGTGCCCAGTCGCAGGAGATAACAGTCTTTCCATTCCATTGACCGCAATCGAGCATCAACAACCCGAGCCGTGCCATGTCGCGGGTCGAGAGATACATCGCGTACTCCGGATGCAAACCTTCAGGCGAGAAGTTCTTCTTCTGTTTCCCAAGGACAAAGTCCTGCATGCCCAGCGGCTTCGCGAGATCGTCTTGCAGCGCCTGGAAGATGTCCTTTTTCGCCAGCTTTTCAAACGCAGCACCAGCAGCGTCGAAGTCCCAATTGTTATAGAGATAATGTGTGCCCGGATACTCCGAACCACGCGGCGGCAGCGTCTTTGCCTGGTCTCCGTTACCAGTCGGCATATAAATTCCAGATCGAGAGGCCATCAACTGAATGAGCGTTGCCTTCTCCTCCATCGGCAGGAATGGCTCCTTGTCATCCAAACCCAGCTGTTTCACCGTCTTATTCAAAAAATCATCCTGAATCTTGTCATTAAACAGATCCGCACCGTAGAGCATATCCAGAACGCTCTTGCGAACCGAAGCGATCTTGCTGGTGTGAGAGACGTCTCCGTACGAGAAGATCACACGGCCGCGCACGATCACCATCATCGATCCGGTATCCTGTGTCTTCACCCAACCGCGAATAGCCTCAAGTTTGGCGCTGGAGTATCCGACCGACTCCGGCGAAGTCTTCAGCCACTCATTCCCCGGAACTACATCGTCGGTGATTTGCTTGGTGGCTGGCGTTGTCTGAGCCGACAGAGACAGCAGACCGAACCCGAGCAGCAGGCAATTTGCTACGGCCACTAACTTAGTGATGCGAAAGATCGTCAATGAACAACTCCTTTTCGGAATTGGCGACTTACCTCTGGCAAACTATCGCAGGCTGTCGCCGATTGTTCTACCACAATATCGAAACAGGACTTTAAATCATCTCGCACAATGACATTCACCCATCAGCAACACCGCATGAAACCGCCATCATTCTGCTAGC
Coding sequences within:
- a CDS encoding PEP-CTERM sorting domain-containing protein codes for the protein MKILHIAAATALGLFVPCALHAASLCPAVGLATAGCDLVITVTNSGTTVTTGPSFTLAGGTYDGADDTLIGIVNNSSSSLSSINLSSSLDIFGFDGDGIDTFGVTGNSKDTSGYGGPDTFYSGINVFDTAGTVDFVTPLAAGGGNTFFSLEEALVPSQVVVVPPTSAVPEPSTLLLFGTGLVGVCGAIRRRFAL
- a CDS encoding alpha/beta fold hydrolase, whose translation is MKAFFIHRCAEDLKKIEVPTFVMHGEDDQIVPFADAGPRSAKLLKNAETKFYPGFPHGMPTANAEQINTDLLAFIKA
- a CDS encoding multicopper oxidase family protein, producing the protein MVEPKDLFSSHGILQVSFTYETRVDEYGNVLYCFMSEDGTQSPTLHVRPGDELLVKLRNALPPSTTPSFQKHAMAGMSTLPEFSISGQSHEASPNCGGMVMTDTSTNLHYHGTNTPPTCHQDEVIKTLINAGETFQYDVHFPLDEPPGLYWYHPHVHGISEAAVQGGASGAIIVEGIENINREVAGLPERTLIVRDNLVPGAPDADDVPAWDLSLNYIPVAYPEYKPVVIPAKPLQKQFWRVVNASADTILDLQVQYDGVAQDLEIVGIDGVPTGSQDGRSGVRTLSRKHFLLAPAARVEFILRAPPKSVKNATLLTLNVDTGPYGDNDPQRPLAAIKVSDAAKNPSLAVGAVSGPPPLHMRFEGLSEAKLVKQRKLYFSEVLSDPTDPNSPTNFFITVDGATPTLFDPDNPPAITTTQGSVEDWTIENHALENHEFHIHQIHFLVLERDGKPVEGEYRDMINVPYWNGSGPYPSVKLRMDFRGPDIGDFVYHCHILGHEDSGMMAIIRVLPQGRPTH
- a CDS encoding 3-keto-disaccharide hydrolase, whose amino-acid sequence is MRHSHLNLSALVILTTLATSLAAQQPAAPKHQDTEVYEPVPPIVTPGATDAAPPSDAILLFDGKNLDQWVSTKDKSPAKWTVADGILTVSKTPGVGNIETKQAFKNYQLHIEWRIPENITGTDQARGNSGVFLASTGPGDDGYELQVLDSYNNKTYVNGQAGSIYKQGIPLANPNRKPGEWQTYNVIWTAPTFNSDGTLKTPAYATVFFNGVLVQNHFELKGQTLYVGQPFYKPYDTAPIKLQAHGDKSEPISFRNIWVRELK
- a CDS encoding ADOP family duplicated permease gives rise to the protein MWFFHDLKIAVRSLARVPALWITVALTLALGIGANAAIFSVVRAVLLRPLANRDEDRLLYLRQSAQGIGEDNAAFSVPEIQDIGSGLKSIKELGTFSEIDFTVVGLGTPREIPAGVVDGHYFEVMGLHPVLGRLLTPADDGQNAAGAVVLTYHFWRTSLHSDPSVIGKSVRLESCCGARPATVVGVLEPSVPYPVATEIIANIVTSPHHLSATMVTGREHRMTEVFGRLAPGATVDSARAELRSIHGAMVAAHPEVYKPGDHFKIDVTRIHAQINSRANTILWILFAASALLFVIASSNVANLVLARTVRREPELAIRSALGASASVLRRSLLAESLILCGSGAVAAVALAIPMVAVLGRYASRFSVRAEELTLDFSLVWFGIGLALIAAVFLAFIPRLPSADSPQGGLTGRGARVAGGSSRRLRIFAVTQIAASFLLLAGACVLMKTLFVLEQMRPPFDSANVLAVNLPRMSYGRTPQQVDEFYREVQRRVSALPGVEHVSSGFAAPWRDDHLNISFQFAAQGAKRADGQDFRGKFRVVSPGFFDTFGVPIQEGRDFKDSDKDGSERVVIITQSLAKMLYPGQDAVNHTLRWTDGVMKFVGISTEPRRIIAVVPDFDDENIIPSPAMTIYEPSEQEQGWNGRLFVRAHQDAYALVPAITQTIRGISGDQPVEKASTLGDVRAEVLSPDRLNAIVFGGFAAVALLISVVGVAGVLAFSVSGRTREFGIRMALGALPRNILTTVLVEGVVMAGIGVGAGVLVGFALARAIAKYLTDIHQPGPLAFVGSAVVILGAAVIASAVPAARAARVNAVEALRSE
- a CDS encoding serine hydrolase domain-containing protein, with amino-acid sequence MTIFRITKLVAVANCLLLGFGLLSLSAQTTPATKQITDDVVPGNEWLKTSPESVGYSSAKLEAIRGWVKTQDTGSMMVIVRGRVIFSYGDVSHTSKIASVRKSVLDMLYGADLFNDKIQDDFLNKTVKQLGLDDKEPFLPMEEKATLIQLMASRSGIYMPTGNGDQAKTLPPRGSEYPGTHYLYNNWDFDAAGAAFEKLAKKDIFQALQDDLAKPLGMQDFVLGKQKKNFSPEGLHPEYAMYLSTRDMARLGLLMLDCGQWNGKTVISCDWARYSTYLHTPFRDINPTGFRNYGEPGRWGYGLLWWVWDEQMFPGDTYIGFLQGGYTADGTGGTYITVLPAIGMVIVHQVDIDKNSSAYVSPTSYMAILSMLANATCGDAC